The following are encoded in a window of Corynebacterium argentoratense DSM 44202 genomic DNA:
- the grpE gene encoding nucleotide exchange factor GrpE, producing MSDQHSDPQDPQGAADGFGDDQQEQPTTLTEEEVLAKMAEQSDSEQPDDDAASVEEPVEGTVEPDVAQQLAERTEDLQRVTAEYANFRRRTERDRAAVVDAAKASVVAELLAVVDDLELAEKHGDLQGPLKAVNDKIRATFTKFDVIEFGAEGDEFDPERHEAVQDTSTGETKVIGTVLRSGWAMGDRLIRTAMVIIADPA from the coding sequence GTGAGCGATCAGCATAGTGATCCCCAGGATCCGCAAGGCGCGGCCGATGGCTTCGGCGACGATCAGCAGGAACAGCCGACGACGCTGACTGAGGAGGAAGTTCTCGCCAAGATGGCGGAGCAGTCCGATTCTGAACAGCCGGATGATGACGCCGCGTCGGTCGAGGAACCGGTTGAAGGCACTGTTGAGCCCGACGTCGCGCAGCAATTGGCTGAGCGTACAGAGGACTTGCAGCGGGTGACGGCGGAGTATGCGAACTTCCGCCGTCGCACCGAGCGTGACCGAGCAGCGGTGGTGGATGCCGCGAAAGCTAGTGTCGTTGCCGAATTGTTGGCCGTTGTTGATGATCTGGAGCTCGCCGAAAAGCACGGTGACCTGCAGGGCCCATTGAAGGCGGTTAACGATAAAATCCGTGCGACCTTCACCAAGTTCGATGTTATCGAGTTTGGTGCCGAGGGCGACGAGTTTGACCCTGAGCGCCACGAGGCTGTTCAGGACACCTCCACCGGTGAAACCAAGGTGATCGGTACGGTCCTTCGCTCTGGTTGGGCGATGGGTGATCGTCTGATCCGTACCGCAATGGTGATTATTGCGGATCCGGCCTAA